The following proteins are encoded in a genomic region of Magnolia sinica isolate HGM2019 chromosome 1, MsV1, whole genome shotgun sequence:
- the LOC131241059 gene encoding uncharacterized protein LOC131241059 isoform X2, with protein MEEEPKKNLDICGSLSLIDFSFEDDSLLIPTSSDRLRDRQSSGLSENCNSHGRIGGFEVENALERDNIPNSSQEMEEAPALVPSEPSRIRRAGKCNLRKSLAWDSAFFTSEGILDPDELEVVSKTFKKSLAHALPGIQEDLRKSAESTSTLCSDASALESLEIELFEDIRASIQKSAYECGNASNVASSSSKAQQGEVDVPCTGLSQVEHSSRNRMKPISKPLSSSKSHGLSKQVLEKNSKEVLVRPRAGVARSGDWNSSLKPPKILPRVNPPSTATPTKKTLASSECIKIKNNTAKASGSGSNQKCVALSKKPVSGATPTVTPSSIPSPKSSSSGSSSSAKTLPSTPSSQNRSGSTKTLRNTADSRNANPSSTDSIMKTPLRISRNKTGSRNSNLSAYLMCTSKFLPSISPATSIDGSSSVSSSSTCTASQMSNSSKASLDISSTSSSCGGDFLVRDATERPAQPFIGRENSVAGFPSQCVEKASLGTGVLSHPAASNAPRSVQNFRPSGLRMPSPKIGFFDAEKTAVRASNTGPQFNSGLRSGLLKNASGISNLDGAIKQRPKLQYARPLTLNGSMKFNSQLIGPSHQASVSGMKPASTQQPQQPPNPSRVPSSTPRTKNHPRTVVAVQGSSLRTSGGSNHNTSELGAEVADKEKYDQTSDLKTGEHDDQNAIKMYEATETERQVHLREIEIISMKENERCCYVEANHEFDVKNVDDSKLIYNSGEHVQDKKDFKQEKGIQAPLPVAHLDPAVEFVEANLTAKSLNEPKENISESNYSSSPVP; from the exons GGCTTTCAGAAAATTGTAATAGTCATGGTCGCATTGGAGGTTTTGAGGTTGAAAATGCTCTGGAAAGGGACAACATACCAAACTCGAGCCAGGAAATGGAAGAGGCTCCTGCGTTGGTGCCATCAGAACCAAGCAGAATAAGAAGAGCTGGCAAGTGTAATTTGCGCAAAAGTTTAGCTTGGGATAGTGCCTTCTTCACAAGTGAAG GTATTCTTGATCCTGATGAATTAGAAGTTGTAAGTAAAACATTCAAGAAGTCTTTGGCACATGCATTACCTGGAATTCAAGAAGATCTTAGGAAATCAGCTGAGTCAACCTCTACATTATGCAGCGATGCTTCAGCACTTGAAAGCCTTGAAATTGAATTGTTTGAGGATATACGAGCCTCCATTCAAAAGTCAGCTTATGAGTGTGGCAATGCTTCCAATGTGGCGTCATCTAGCAGCAAAGCTCAACAAGGGGAAGTGGATGTACCATGTACTGGTT TGTCTCAGGTGGAGCATTCTTCTCGAAATAGG ATGAAGCCCATCAGCAAGCCTTTGAGCTCTTCCAAGAGTCATGGTCTTAGTAAGCAAGTGCTAGAGAAAAACTCAAAGGAGGTTCTTGTTCGTCCACGAGCA GGTGTCGCTAGAAGTGGAGACTGGAACTCTTCTTTAAAGCCACCAAAGATTTTACCAAGGGTGAACCCTCCCTCAACAGCAACACCAACCAAGAAAACTTTGGCTTCTTCTGAGtgtatcaaaataaaaaataatactgCGAAGGCTTCAG GAAGTGGAAGCAACCAGAAGTGTGTTGCACTTTCCAAGAAACCTGTTTCTGGTGCTACACCCACTGTGACTCCCAGTTCTATACCTTCACCAAAATCTTCTTCTTCAGGTTCGTCCTCGTCTGCCAAAACACTCCCATCAACTCCCTCCTCGCAAAACAGATCAGGCAGCACTAAAACCTTGAGAAATACGGCTGATTCTAGAAATGCCAATCCATCTTCCACTGATTCGATTATGAAAACCCCTCTTCGGATCTCCAGAAATAAAACCGGGTCCAGAAATTCTAATTTGTCGGCATATTTAATGTGTACTTCCAAGTTCTTGCCAAGCATATCACCTGCTACGTCCATCGATGGCTCATCTTCTGTGTCATCTTCCTCGACATGTACGGCCAGCCAAATGTCGAACAGTTCGAAAGCAAGCCTTGACATCAGCTCCACTTCCTCCTCTTGTGGAGGGGATTTTTTAGTGCGGGATGCCACTGAGCGACCTGCTCAGCCCTTTATTGGACGTGAAAATTCCGTAGCAGGATTTCCCAGTCAATGTGTTGAGAAAGCTTCTTTGGGAACTGGTGTTCTTTCTCATCCAGCAGCTTCGAATGCTCCTAGAAGTGTGCAAAACTTCAGACCATCAGGTCTACGAATGCCATCTCCAAAGATTGGTTTCTTTGATGCG gAGAAAACTGCTGTGCGCGCTTCGAACACTGGTCCGCAATTTAATTCAGGACTTAGAAGTGGTCTGCTTAAGAATGCTTCTGGAATCAGTAACCTTGATGGGGCTATCAAGCAAAGACCTAAGCTTCAATATGCAAGACCTCTAACCCTGAATGGATCCATGAAATTCAATTCTCAACTCATTGGTCCATCACATCAGGCTTCTGTTTCTGGCATGAAACCTGCCTCCACTCAACAGCCTCAACAACCACCCAATCCATCTCGGGTACCATCTAGCACTCCAAGAACCAAAAACCATCCTAGAACAGTTGTAGCAGTTCAGGGCTCATCTCTTAGAACTAGTGGAGGGAGCAACCATAACACTTCGGAGTTAGGAGCAGAAGTGGCTGATAAAGAAAAGTATGATCAGACTTCAGATCTGAAGACGGGAGAACATGATGATCAAAATGCTATCAAGATGTATGAGGCCACAGAGACTGAAAGGCAGGTCCATTTGAGAGAGATTGAAATAATTTCTATGAAGGAAAATGAACGTTGCTGTTATGTTGAAGCAAATCATGAATTTGATGTAAAGAATGTGGATGATTCCAAATTAATTTACAATTCTGGGGAACATGTTCAAGACAAGAAGGATTTCAAACAAG AGAAAGGCATTCAGGCACCTTTGCCAGTTGCCCATTTAGATCCTGCAGTTGAATTTGTGGAGGCGAATCTCACTGCCAAGAGCTTGAATGAACCAAAGGAGAATATCTCAGAGAGTAATTACAGTTCTTCTCCAGTTCCTTAG
- the LOC131241059 gene encoding uncharacterized protein LOC131241059 isoform X1, whose amino-acid sequence MEEEPKKNLDICGSLSLIDFSFEDDSLLIPTSSDRLRDRQSSGLSENCNSHGRIGGFEVENALERDNIPNSSQEMEEAPALVPSEPSRIRRAGKCNLRKSLAWDSAFFTSEGILDPDELEVVSKTFKKSLAHALPGIQEDLRKSAESTSTLCSDASALESLEIELFEDIRASIQKSAYECGNASNVASSSSKAQQGEVDVPCTGLSQVEHSSRNRMKPISKPLSSSKSHGLSKQVLEKNSKEVLVRPRAGVARSGDWNSSLKPPKILPRVNPPSTATPTKKTLASSECIKIKNNTAKASGSGSNQKCVALSKKPVSGATPTVTPSSIPSPKSSSSGSSSSAKTLPSTPSSQNRSGSTKTLRNTADSRNANPSSTDSIMKTPLRISRNKTGSRNSNLSAYLMCTSKFLPSISPATSIDGSSSVSSSSTCTASQMSNSSKASLDISSTSSSCGGDFLVRDATERPAQPFIGRENSVAGFPSQCVEKASLGTGVLSHPAASNAPRSVQNFRPSGLRMPSPKIGFFDAEKTAVRASNTGPQFNSGLRSGLLKNASGISNLDGAIKQRPKLQYARPLTLNGSMKFNSQLIGPSHQASVSGMKPASTQQPQQPPNPSRVPSSTPRTKNHPRTVVAVQGSSLRTSGGSNHNTSELGAEVADKEKYDQTSDLKTGEHDDQNAIKMYEATETERQVHLREIEIISMKENERCCYVEANHEFDVKNVDDSKLIYNSGEHVQDKKDFKQGSSEPSSFGNRSVLVELNIELAAKKAVDKMSMFPFLEKGIQAPLPVAHLDPAVEFVEANLTAKSLNEPKENISESNYSSSPVP is encoded by the exons GGCTTTCAGAAAATTGTAATAGTCATGGTCGCATTGGAGGTTTTGAGGTTGAAAATGCTCTGGAAAGGGACAACATACCAAACTCGAGCCAGGAAATGGAAGAGGCTCCTGCGTTGGTGCCATCAGAACCAAGCAGAATAAGAAGAGCTGGCAAGTGTAATTTGCGCAAAAGTTTAGCTTGGGATAGTGCCTTCTTCACAAGTGAAG GTATTCTTGATCCTGATGAATTAGAAGTTGTAAGTAAAACATTCAAGAAGTCTTTGGCACATGCATTACCTGGAATTCAAGAAGATCTTAGGAAATCAGCTGAGTCAACCTCTACATTATGCAGCGATGCTTCAGCACTTGAAAGCCTTGAAATTGAATTGTTTGAGGATATACGAGCCTCCATTCAAAAGTCAGCTTATGAGTGTGGCAATGCTTCCAATGTGGCGTCATCTAGCAGCAAAGCTCAACAAGGGGAAGTGGATGTACCATGTACTGGTT TGTCTCAGGTGGAGCATTCTTCTCGAAATAGG ATGAAGCCCATCAGCAAGCCTTTGAGCTCTTCCAAGAGTCATGGTCTTAGTAAGCAAGTGCTAGAGAAAAACTCAAAGGAGGTTCTTGTTCGTCCACGAGCA GGTGTCGCTAGAAGTGGAGACTGGAACTCTTCTTTAAAGCCACCAAAGATTTTACCAAGGGTGAACCCTCCCTCAACAGCAACACCAACCAAGAAAACTTTGGCTTCTTCTGAGtgtatcaaaataaaaaataatactgCGAAGGCTTCAG GAAGTGGAAGCAACCAGAAGTGTGTTGCACTTTCCAAGAAACCTGTTTCTGGTGCTACACCCACTGTGACTCCCAGTTCTATACCTTCACCAAAATCTTCTTCTTCAGGTTCGTCCTCGTCTGCCAAAACACTCCCATCAACTCCCTCCTCGCAAAACAGATCAGGCAGCACTAAAACCTTGAGAAATACGGCTGATTCTAGAAATGCCAATCCATCTTCCACTGATTCGATTATGAAAACCCCTCTTCGGATCTCCAGAAATAAAACCGGGTCCAGAAATTCTAATTTGTCGGCATATTTAATGTGTACTTCCAAGTTCTTGCCAAGCATATCACCTGCTACGTCCATCGATGGCTCATCTTCTGTGTCATCTTCCTCGACATGTACGGCCAGCCAAATGTCGAACAGTTCGAAAGCAAGCCTTGACATCAGCTCCACTTCCTCCTCTTGTGGAGGGGATTTTTTAGTGCGGGATGCCACTGAGCGACCTGCTCAGCCCTTTATTGGACGTGAAAATTCCGTAGCAGGATTTCCCAGTCAATGTGTTGAGAAAGCTTCTTTGGGAACTGGTGTTCTTTCTCATCCAGCAGCTTCGAATGCTCCTAGAAGTGTGCAAAACTTCAGACCATCAGGTCTACGAATGCCATCTCCAAAGATTGGTTTCTTTGATGCG gAGAAAACTGCTGTGCGCGCTTCGAACACTGGTCCGCAATTTAATTCAGGACTTAGAAGTGGTCTGCTTAAGAATGCTTCTGGAATCAGTAACCTTGATGGGGCTATCAAGCAAAGACCTAAGCTTCAATATGCAAGACCTCTAACCCTGAATGGATCCATGAAATTCAATTCTCAACTCATTGGTCCATCACATCAGGCTTCTGTTTCTGGCATGAAACCTGCCTCCACTCAACAGCCTCAACAACCACCCAATCCATCTCGGGTACCATCTAGCACTCCAAGAACCAAAAACCATCCTAGAACAGTTGTAGCAGTTCAGGGCTCATCTCTTAGAACTAGTGGAGGGAGCAACCATAACACTTCGGAGTTAGGAGCAGAAGTGGCTGATAAAGAAAAGTATGATCAGACTTCAGATCTGAAGACGGGAGAACATGATGATCAAAATGCTATCAAGATGTATGAGGCCACAGAGACTGAAAGGCAGGTCCATTTGAGAGAGATTGAAATAATTTCTATGAAGGAAAATGAACGTTGCTGTTATGTTGAAGCAAATCATGAATTTGATGTAAAGAATGTGGATGATTCCAAATTAATTTACAATTCTGGGGAACATGTTCAAGACAAGAAGGATTTCAAACAAGGTTCGTCAGAGCCTAGTTCTTTTGGCAATAGGAGTGTATTGGTTGAATTGAACATTGAGTTAGCTGCGAAAAAGGCCGTTGATAAGATGTCAATGTTTCCTTTTCTAGAGAAAGGCATTCAGGCACCTTTGCCAGTTGCCCATTTAGATCCTGCAGTTGAATTTGTGGAGGCGAATCTCACTGCCAAGAGCTTGAATGAACCAAAGGAGAATATCTCAGAGAGTAATTACAGTTCTTCTCCAGTTCCTTAG